A genome region from Lucilia cuprina isolate Lc7/37 chromosome 3, ASM2204524v1, whole genome shotgun sequence includes the following:
- the LOC111680522 gene encoding inosine-uridine preferring nucleoside hydrolase-like, which produces MSNVGGFVIYDCDIGIDDAWGLLMLIKGEQLFRKLSQNVKIDVERERLPDVYKILAITCVQGNTDVDSCAQNALRVLDSVDRLDIPVYKGCNNPILPRSWERTSYFYGVDGFGDISDLPEVVSTLPQTQHAVNVMYSMVCTYPYMVDFILVGPLTNFAMCINMYGDAFLSKVRNIYVMGGNYRGKGNITKCAEFNFMMDPEAAHIVFESVKEHVITVLPWETCVDGDMNLEMDWRINELGKVETKAMQLMNTVECAVYLPKGFVKWIVCDAILVAAYCFQKLAIAKQRLYHATVELNGTHTRGQMVLDHLRKDLENAQIIMDMHKENYKQIISWTGGLIDDADMEKWLLTNM; this is translated from the exons atgtcaAATGTTGGTGGTTTTGTTATATATGACTGTGACATTGGCATTGATGATGCCTGGGGTCTTCTTATGCTCATCAAAGGTGAGCAGTTGTTTCGAAAACTCTCACAGAATGTTAAAATCGATGTGGAGAGAGAACGTCTACCAGATGTTTATAAAATACTGGCAATCACCTGTGTACAGGGCAATACAGATGTTGATAGTTGTGCCCAAAATGCCTTGAGGGTATTAGATAGCGTCGATAGATTGGAT attCCCGTTTATAAGGGTTGTAATAACCCGATTTTACCACGATCTTGGGAACGTACTAGTTATTTTTATGGAGTCGATGGTTTTGGTGACATCTCTGATTTACCCGAGGTTGTCTCCACTCTGCCCCAAACTCAACATGCGGTTAATGTTATGTATTCAATGGTTTGTACG TATCCCTATATggttgattttattttggtggGTCCCTTGACAAATTTCGCCATGTGTATTAATATGTATGGCGACGCGTTTTTGAGTAAAGTTCGTAATATTTATGTAATGGGTGGAAATTATAGAG GCAAAGGCAATATAACCAAATGTgcggaatttaattttatgatggATCCTGAAGCTGCACACATTGTTTTCGAAAGTGTCAAAGAACATGTCATCACAGTGCTGCCTTGGGAAACTTGTGTCGACGGTGATATGAATTTAGaaatg GACTGGCGCATCAATGAACTGGGCAAAGTCGAGACTAAAGCCATGCAACTAATGAATACCGTGGAATGTGCAGTTTATTTACCTAAAGGTTTTGTCAAATGGATTGTTTGCGATGCCATACTGGTGGCAGcttattgttttcaaaaattggcCATTGCCAAACAACGTCTCTACCACGCAACAGTCGAGTTAAATGGTACACATACACGCGGTCAAATGGTACTCGACCATTTGCGTAAAGACTTAGAAAATGCTCAGATAATAATGGACATGCACAAGGAGAACTACAAACAAATTATATCATGGACAGGTGGTTTAATAGATGATGCCGATATGGAAAAATGGCTGTTGACGAATATGTAG
- the LOC124419015 gene encoding uncharacterized protein LOC124419015, whose amino-acid sequence LSVLPWETCVDGDMNLEMDWRINELGKVETKAMQLMNTVECAVYLPKGFVKWIVCDAILVAAYCFQKLAIAKQRLYHATVELNGTHTRGQMVLDHLRKDLENAQIIMDMHKENYKQIISWTGGLIDDADMEKWLLTNM is encoded by the exons ctatcagtGCTGCCTTGGGAAACTTGTGTCGACGGTGATATGAATTTAGaaatg GACTGGCGCATCAATGAACTGGGCAAAGTCGAGACTAAAGCCATGCAACTAATGAATACCGTGGAATGTGCAGTTTATTTACCTAAAGGTTTTGTCAAATGGATTGTTTGCGATGCCATACTGGTGGCAGcttattgttttcaaaaattggcCATTGCCAAACAACGTCTCTACCACGCAACAGTCGAGTTAAATGGTACACATACACGCGGTCAAATGGTACTCGACCATTTGCGTAAAGACTTAGAAAATGCTCAGATAATAATGGACATGCACAAGGAGAACTACAAACAAATTATATCATGGACAGGTGGTTTAATAGATGATGCCGATATGGAAAAATGGCTGTTGACGAATATGTAG
- the LOC111680520 gene encoding pyrimidine-specific ribonucleoside hydrolase RihA-like, translating into MSTAGGFVIYDCDVGIDDAWGLLMLIKGEQMFRKLAQNLKINKERENLPEPYKILAITCVQGNTDVDSCVRNTLRVLDIVDRLDIPVYKGCKNPILPRNWECTRYAYGVDGFGDIFDLPEVTSTSPQTQHAVNAMYSMVCMYPNMIDFILVGPLTNFATCINMYGNEFLSKVRNIYVMGGNYRGKGNLTKCAEFNFMMDPEAAHIVFESVKEHVITVLPWESCVDGEMNLEMDWRINELGKVETKAMQLMNTAEYAVYLPKGLIKWIVCDAILVAAYCFQKLAIAKQRLYHATVELNGTHTRGQMVLDHLRKNRENAKVIMDMHKENYKQIISWTGGLIDDVDMEKWILAKM; encoded by the exons ATGTCAACTGCTGGTGGTTTCGTTATTTACGACTGTGATGTTGGCATTGATGATGCTTGGGGTCTTCTTATGCTCATCAAAGGTGAGCAGATGTTTCGAAAACTCGcacaaaatcttaaaatcaaTAAGGAAAGAGAGAATCTACCAGAGCCTTATAAAATATTGGCAATAACTTGTGTACAGGGCAATACCGATGTGGATAGTTGTGTCCGAAATACTTTGAGAGTATTGGATATTGTGGATAGATTAGAT ATTCCCGTTTATAAGGGCTGTAAGAATCCTATCTTACCACGTAACTGGGAATGCACTCGTTATGCATATGGTGTCGATGGTTTTGGTGATATTTTCGATTTACCCGAAGTTACCTCAACTTCACCACAAACCCAACATGCAGTCAATGCTATGTACTCAATGGTTTGTATG TATCCAAATATGATTGATTTCATATTGGTTGGTCCTTTGACAAATTTCGCCACATGTATTAATATGTATGGCAACGAGTTTTTGAGTAAAGTTCGTAATATCTATGTAATGGGTGGCAATTATAGAG gcaaaggtaatttaacaaaatgtgcagaatttaattttatgatggATCCCGAAGCTGCTCACATTGTATTCGAAAGTGTCAAAGAACATGTCATAACTGTTCTGCCCTGGGAATCTTGTGTGGACGGTGAAATGAACTTAGAAATG GACTGGCGCATTAACGAACTGGGCAAAGTGGAGACAAAAGCAATGCAACTTATGAATACGGCAGAATATGCGGTATATTTACCCAAAGGTTTAATCAAATGGATTGTTTGCGATGCCATACTGGTGGCAGcttattgttttcaaaaattggcCATTGCCAAACAACGTCTCTACCACGCAACAGTCGAGTTAAATGGTACACATACACGCGGTCAAATGGTACTCGACCATTTGCGTAAAAACAGGGAAAACGCCAAAGTTATAATGGATATGCACAAGGAGAACTACAAACAAATTATATCGTGGACAGGTGGTTTAATAGATGATGTAGATATGGAAAAATGGATTTTGGCGAAGATGTAG